GGGAAGCTTGTTCACTATGCGGAGGCTGGAGGATTTCGTGCCGCAGTCCCATCCGCTGCGCTCGATCCGGACTATGGCCAACCAGGCGCTGGTGAAGATGGACCGGCTGTTCGCGCAGATGTACGAGGCCGATATCAAGGGTGGCCGCCCCAGTATCGCGCCGGAGAAGTTGCTGCGGGCCATGCTGCTGCAGGTGCTCTACAGCATTCGCTCTGAGCGCCAGCTCATGGAGCAGACGCAATACAACCTGCTGTTTCGCTGGTTCATCGGGCTGTCGATGGACGACTCAGTTTGGGTGCCCACGGTCTTCACCAAGAACCGCGAGCGACTGATCAAGCATGATGCGGTGATCCAGTTTTTCAACGAGGTGCTGGCCATCGCGCAGAAGAAGAACTGGCTGTCGGGTGAGCACTTCAGCGTGGACGGCACGCTGATACAGGCGTGGGCAGGCCACAAGAGCTTCGTGCGCAAGGATGGCGACGACCAAGACGATGACGCCGGCGGCAGCTTCAAAGGTCGCAAGCGCAGCAACGAGACACACGAATCCAAGACCGATCCCGATGCCAAGCTCTACCGCAAGGGCAAGACATCCAGTGAGCTGCGCTACATGGGTCATACCCTGAGCGACAACCGCCATGGCCTGGTGGTTAGCGCCATGGTGACCAAGGCGGACGGACACGCCGAGCGGGAGGCCGCAAAGGTCATGCTTAACGATGCCAGGCAGGTGATTGAAGACCTGAATGTGGAAGTCACCGTGGGCGCGGACAAGGGCTATGACGCGCACGAGTTCATTGAGGCCTGCCTGGAAATGAAGGTGACGCCCCACGTGGCGCAGAACACATCGGGTCGTCGCTCGGCCGTTCCTGATGCCATTGCTTCCAGCGCCGGTTATGCCGT
The Cupriavidus taiwanensis genome window above contains:
- a CDS encoding IS5 family transposase; amino-acid sequence: MRGADTFTGSLFTMRRLEDFVPQSHPLRSIRTMANQALVKMDRLFAQMYEADIKGGRPSIAPEKLLRAMLLQVLYSIRSERQLMEQTQYNLLFRWFIGLSMDDSVWVPTVFTKNRERLIKHDAVIQFFNEVLAIAQKKNWLSGEHFSVDGTLIQAWAGHKSFVRKDGDDQDDDAGGSFKGRKRSNETHESKTDPDAKLYRKGKTSSELRYMGHTLSDNRHGLVVSAMVTKADGHAEREAAKVMLNDARQVIEDLNVEVTVGADKGYDAHEFIEACLEMKVTPHVAQNTSGRRSAVPDAIASSAGYAVSQQKRKLIEQGFGWVKTVGRMRQVMVRGLKKVDQMFVLSMAAYHLVRMRSLGQIRPQLQ